In Leptospira bouyouniensis, the following proteins share a genomic window:
- a CDS encoding valine--tRNA ligase — protein MKSHLPDRYDPESVEPKWNQIWEEKQSFAPDTSRKETFSIVIPPPNVTGNLHIGHALNHTIQDIIIRIERKKGKNVVWVPGMDHAGIATQVVVERELAKEGKSRTDFTREQFIEKVWEWKKHSGGMIAKQQRLLGESVDWSKERFTFDEGLSKAVIKVFRTLFDEGLIYRGERIINWCPVTKTAISDIEVEYKEKQGKLYHIKYPKAEFKSKDPKSLNPGEYIVVATTRPETMFGDVAVCAHPDDKRYSGLKDKFVFLPIAEKEIPVLFDSFVDKEFGSGLVKITPAHDPNDYEAGLRLKLTPFNIMNLDGTLNSFAGKYNGLDRFEARKRVVEELESKGYIEKIETHIHSVGHNQRGGAVIEPLLSTQWFVKIESLAKPAIEVVKSGKVQFQPKMWEKTYFEWMENIRDWCISRQLWWGHRIPAYYAPNGDMVVAESLEEAITLFEKKGISITKDTIKQDEDVLDTWFSSGLWPFSVFGWPEKTEELKQYYPTSVLVTGFDIIFFWVARMIMNGLKFMDDVPFQKVLIHGLVRDKDGKKFSKSLGNVVDPLDMMSKYGTDSFRFFLAAVLPEGKDILFDESRLDGYRSFCNKIWNSSRFIFMNLPEDFSPKELNLDSLEDTDLWILNEFDQMFARYEKAYSGYLFFEMANAVYDFVWGSFCDWYLELTKARVYGNVTPESAEKARQVLVSVLKKSLGLLHPFMPFITEEIHSLLDTKELAKTEFPKAYGVSPLSPAVVRMELVREIITKIRNMRAELGVKPEKKCKVILKCANQDLKEMMEREIKSILQLSKAETLEFLDSYELKNTDSVGAFSIGEIILPLEGIFDFEKEKQRLEKEKKQIESEMEKLENKINNPSFLEKAKPDVVEKEREKYNTWKEKLESTVRALEKIGK, from the coding sequence ATGAAATCACATCTACCCGACCGTTATGATCCTGAATCTGTAGAACCAAAGTGGAACCAAATCTGGGAAGAAAAACAATCCTTTGCACCTGACACTTCACGCAAAGAAACATTTTCCATTGTCATCCCACCACCAAATGTCACAGGGAATTTACACATTGGGCACGCACTCAATCACACCATCCAAGATATCATCATTCGTATTGAACGGAAAAAAGGAAAAAATGTGGTTTGGGTTCCAGGTATGGACCATGCCGGAATTGCCACTCAAGTTGTCGTTGAACGCGAGTTAGCAAAGGAAGGTAAATCTAGAACCGATTTCACTCGAGAACAATTCATAGAAAAGGTTTGGGAGTGGAAAAAACATTCTGGTGGAATGATTGCCAAGCAACAACGGTTACTCGGTGAATCGGTCGACTGGTCTAAAGAACGATTTACATTTGATGAAGGTCTTTCTAAAGCAGTGATCAAAGTATTTCGAACTCTTTTTGATGAAGGTTTGATTTACCGTGGGGAACGAATCATCAATTGGTGCCCTGTTACTAAAACTGCCATTTCCGATATTGAAGTGGAGTATAAAGAAAAACAAGGGAAACTTTACCATATTAAATACCCGAAGGCTGAGTTTAAATCTAAAGATCCAAAATCATTGAACCCTGGGGAATACATCGTTGTCGCAACCACAAGACCAGAAACCATGTTTGGTGACGTTGCCGTTTGTGCTCACCCAGATGACAAACGTTATTCGGGTTTAAAAGATAAATTTGTATTTTTGCCGATTGCTGAAAAAGAAATTCCTGTGTTATTTGATTCCTTTGTGGACAAAGAGTTTGGATCTGGACTTGTCAAAATCACTCCAGCTCATGATCCGAATGACTATGAAGCAGGATTAAGGCTTAAATTAACTCCTTTCAACATCATGAATTTGGATGGAACTCTAAATTCGTTTGCAGGGAAATACAATGGACTCGACCGATTTGAAGCGCGTAAACGTGTTGTGGAAGAGTTAGAATCCAAAGGTTACATTGAAAAAATTGAAACCCATATTCATAGTGTGGGCCACAACCAAAGGGGTGGAGCTGTCATCGAACCACTGTTATCAACACAATGGTTTGTCAAAATTGAATCCCTTGCCAAACCTGCGATCGAAGTGGTGAAATCGGGAAAAGTACAGTTCCAACCAAAAATGTGGGAAAAAACCTACTTTGAGTGGATGGAAAATATCCGTGATTGGTGTATCTCACGTCAATTGTGGTGGGGGCATCGAATCCCTGCTTATTATGCACCAAACGGAGATATGGTGGTCGCTGAATCATTAGAAGAAGCCATTACTCTATTTGAGAAAAAAGGAATCTCGATAACGAAGGACACCATCAAACAAGATGAAGACGTACTTGATACTTGGTTTTCTTCGGGGCTTTGGCCATTTTCTGTTTTTGGTTGGCCCGAAAAAACAGAAGAGCTTAAACAATACTACCCAACTTCTGTCTTAGTAACAGGATTTGATATTATCTTCTTTTGGGTCGCTCGGATGATCATGAATGGTCTGAAGTTTATGGATGATGTTCCGTTCCAAAAGGTTCTCATCCATGGACTTGTTCGTGACAAAGATGGAAAAAAATTCAGTAAGTCACTCGGTAACGTTGTGGATCCATTAGACATGATGTCCAAATACGGAACCGATAGCTTTCGATTCTTTTTAGCAGCAGTTTTGCCTGAAGGAAAAGATATACTATTCGACGAATCTAGGTTAGACGGTTATCGGTCTTTTTGTAATAAAATTTGGAATTCTAGTCGTTTCATTTTTATGAATTTACCGGAAGATTTTTCTCCAAAAGAACTTAATTTAGATTCTCTTGAAGACACTGACCTTTGGATTCTGAATGAATTCGACCAAATGTTTGCACGGTATGAAAAAGCATACTCTGGTTATTTATTTTTTGAAATGGCAAATGCTGTTTACGATTTCGTATGGGGATCATTTTGCGATTGGTATTTGGAATTAACAAAAGCTCGAGTGTATGGTAATGTCACACCAGAGTCTGCAGAAAAAGCACGCCAAGTTCTCGTAAGTGTATTAAAAAAATCACTTGGACTCTTACATCCTTTTATGCCATTTATCACAGAGGAAATCCATTCTCTTCTTGATACAAAAGAATTAGCAAAAACAGAATTTCCAAAAGCTTATGGAGTTTCTCCGTTATCACCTGCTGTCGTTCGGATGGAACTTGTTCGTGAGATCATCACGAAAATTCGAAATATGCGCGCAGAACTCGGTGTCAAACCTGAGAAAAAATGTAAGGTGATTCTGAAGTGTGCAAATCAAGATTTGAAAGAAATGATGGAACGGGAGATTAAATCCATCCTCCAACTTTCCAAAGCTGAAACATTGGAATTTTTAGATTCGTATGAATTAAAAAATACAGATTCCGTTGGAGCGTTTTCGATTGGAGAAATTATATTACCTTTAGAAGGGATTTTTGATTTTGAGAAAGAAAAACAAAGATTGGAAAAAGAAAAAAAACAAATCGAATCCGAGATGGAAAAATTAGAAAATAAAATCAACAATCCTTCCTTTTTAGAAAAAGCAAAACCAGATGTTGTAGAAAAAGAAAGAGAAAAATACAACACATGGAAAGAGAAATTAGAAAGTACAGTTAGGGCGTTGGAAAAAATTGGAAAATAA
- a CDS encoding thioredoxin family protein, producing the protein MERRFLFFLSSLFLSFSLISLTHCSKQSDIILSQYDGSLSQANQLNRKLIVVFGADWCPDCRALDAIFSEPEIKSILETQFVVMKVDVGQFDKNLSLNQRLGDPIQNGIPALVVLSPSGEIITSTKGGEFSNARKMTKEQVLEYLYKL; encoded by the coding sequence ATGGAACGCCGATTCCTATTTTTTCTCTCCTCTCTTTTCTTAAGCTTCTCGCTCATCAGCCTCACACATTGCTCGAAACAAAGTGACATAATTCTATCTCAATACGATGGTTCCCTTTCTCAAGCGAACCAACTCAATCGTAAACTCATCGTGGTCTTTGGAGCGGATTGGTGCCCCGATTGTCGCGCATTAGATGCGATTTTTTCTGAGCCTGAAATCAAATCTATTTTGGAGACACAATTTGTGGTGATGAAAGTAGATGTGGGACAATTTGACAAAAACTTAAGTCTAAACCAAAGATTAGGTGATCCCATTCAAAATGGAATCCCAGCATTGGTTGTTCTATCTCCGAGTGGGGAAATCATCACTTCGACAAAAGGTGGAGAATTTTCTAATGCCAGAAAGATGACAAAAGAACAAGTGTTAGAGTATTTATACAAATTGTGA
- a CDS encoding GNAT family N-acetyltransferase, producing the protein MENVRYRIGNIHDLFQLQELFIESITNVCNKDYTDAQIKKWASGSEDEKRWEEIINQQLVILAEFNQTIIGFGTLDRQNCIDLLYVSSKYLRLGIAKQIYYRLEEFALNRKAKKLISHVSITAKPFFESLGFVMISENVIKRDDVKFTNYTVEKNI; encoded by the coding sequence ATGGAAAATGTTCGGTATCGAATTGGAAACATACATGATCTTTTCCAACTACAAGAACTATTTATAGAATCCATCACCAATGTTTGTAACAAAGATTATACGGATGCTCAGATAAAAAAATGGGCTTCCGGATCAGAAGATGAAAAACGATGGGAAGAAATTATAAACCAACAATTGGTCATTCTTGCGGAATTCAATCAAACCATCATTGGATTTGGCACATTAGACCGTCAAAACTGTATTGATTTACTCTATGTAAGTTCAAAATACCTTCGATTGGGCATCGCAAAACAAATTTACTACCGATTGGAAGAATTTGCATTGAACAGAAAAGCGAAAAAACTTATCTCCCATGTAAGTATCACAGCAAAACCATTTTTTGAATCCCTTGGCTTTGTTATGATCAGCGAAAATGTAATCAAACGAGATGATGTTAAATTTACGAATTATACAGTTGAAAAGAATATTTAA
- a CDS encoding metallophosphoesterase, whose amino-acid sequence MLNLRIIQLKRIFKFLLFSLLILFFNSFFFERYYVRFPIYEIESTRIPKNFDGYKIAVVSDLHYGFLNPEFWIRYVIGSINEQNPDLIVGLGDYVKKRNFVEELIHVWKLLPLLKAKDREVFVNGNHDHWANHSLSLRLLEESKKSIRNRIFEIKLGNEKIILGGLGDFWEDHIPIDQIFQHTDPKQFRIAIAHNPESADTPHTVSIDLFITGHTHGGQVRIPFLQHSPILPVQNKNYDLGIRNSIFNEMVFISAGIGWSILPLRFNCPSEVPILILKHKAN is encoded by the coding sequence ATGTTAAATTTACGAATTATACAGTTGAAAAGAATATTTAAATTCCTTCTCTTCTCGCTACTAATCCTCTTTTTCAACTCATTCTTTTTCGAGCGTTATTACGTTCGTTTTCCTATCTACGAAATTGAATCCACAAGAATACCAAAGAATTTCGATGGGTATAAAATCGCAGTTGTATCAGACTTACATTATGGTTTTCTAAACCCTGAATTTTGGATTCGGTATGTAATTGGTTCTATCAATGAACAAAATCCTGATCTAATTGTTGGGCTTGGTGACTACGTCAAAAAAAGAAATTTTGTCGAAGAGTTGATTCATGTATGGAAATTACTTCCTCTTCTAAAAGCCAAAGATAGAGAAGTCTTCGTGAATGGAAATCATGATCATTGGGCAAATCATTCGCTTTCTCTTCGTTTATTAGAAGAAAGTAAAAAATCGATACGCAATCGAATTTTTGAAATCAAACTCGGCAATGAGAAAATCATCCTTGGTGGTCTTGGGGATTTTTGGGAAGACCACATTCCAATTGATCAAATCTTCCAACACACAGATCCAAAACAATTTCGAATTGCCATTGCGCACAATCCGGAATCAGCGGATACACCACATACAGTATCGATAGATCTTTTCATTACTGGTCATACCCATGGCGGGCAAGTTCGAATTCCCTTTCTTCAACATTCTCCTATCCTTCCTGTCCAAAATAAAAACTATGATTTAGGGATTCGAAATTCTATTTTCAACGAAATGGTTTTTATTTCTGCTGGGATTGGGTGGTCTATTTTACCTCTTCGATTCAATTGTCCTTCCGAAGTTCCCATCCTTATTTTAAAACACAAAGCAAACTGA
- a CDS encoding flavin-containing monooxygenase, with protein MALPKVCVVGAGSSGITVIKSLKEHGIPFDCYEKGSDVGGNWRYKNDNGLSNIYKSLHINTHRDRMEYRDFPMPTNYPDYPNHEPIQQYFLSYVDHFGLRKHIQFKNGVKKAERTEDGLWKITPEKGPTQIYDVLVVANGHHWSERWPDPPFPGKFSGQTIHSHSYVDPKTPVNCEGKNVVILGMGNSAMDISVELSRPGVAKKVFLSARRGAYVIPNYLFGKPLDKLTEYTPHWVPFFIQQTLAHLLIRFGVGKMEDFGLPKPDHKFGSAHPTISQDLLVRLGRGDIKPKPVITELRGKKIAFADGTEEEADVLIYCTGYNIRFPFFDEDFLSAPNNYIPLYYKMMKPGINNLFFVGLMQPLGAIMPLAECQGKWIAQYLTGNYVLPSKDEMETSILKDEKAMKKRYVSSTRHTIQVDYDSFLYEMKKEMERGKKKAMKEGNHLPIEARAMYHSESRNVSPSRKQKQLVSK; from the coding sequence ATGGCACTTCCAAAAGTCTGTGTAGTTGGAGCTGGTTCGTCTGGAATCACCGTCATTAAATCCTTAAAAGAACATGGCATCCCCTTTGATTGTTATGAAAAAGGTAGTGATGTTGGTGGCAACTGGCGTTACAAAAATGACAACGGTCTTAGTAATATTTATAAATCCTTACACATCAACACACATAGAGACCGCATGGAATACCGTGACTTTCCCATGCCAACTAACTACCCCGACTACCCTAATCACGAACCAATCCAACAATACTTTCTATCATATGTTGACCACTTTGGACTTCGCAAACACATCCAATTCAAAAACGGAGTGAAAAAAGCAGAACGCACAGAAGATGGACTTTGGAAAATTACTCCAGAAAAAGGACCAACTCAAATTTATGATGTCTTAGTCGTTGCAAATGGCCACCATTGGAGTGAACGATGGCCAGACCCACCATTCCCTGGAAAATTTTCAGGCCAAACCATTCACTCACATTCTTATGTAGACCCAAAAACACCTGTTAACTGTGAAGGGAAAAACGTTGTCATCCTTGGTATGGGAAATAGTGCCATGGATATCTCTGTTGAATTATCAAGACCTGGTGTTGCCAAAAAAGTATTTTTATCGGCAAGGAGAGGTGCATACGTCATCCCCAATTATTTGTTTGGAAAACCATTAGACAAACTCACGGAATACACACCACATTGGGTTCCTTTTTTCATCCAACAAACACTCGCTCACCTACTGATTCGATTCGGTGTGGGAAAAATGGAAGACTTCGGATTACCAAAACCAGATCATAAATTTGGTTCTGCTCATCCCACCATTTCCCAAGACTTACTCGTAAGACTTGGCCGAGGTGATATCAAACCAAAACCCGTGATCACAGAACTCCGTGGCAAAAAAATTGCCTTTGCTGATGGAACAGAGGAAGAGGCAGATGTTCTAATTTATTGCACAGGTTATAATATTAGGTTCCCTTTCTTTGATGAAGATTTTCTCTCAGCACCCAATAATTACATCCCACTTTATTATAAAATGATGAAACCTGGGATCAATAATTTGTTTTTTGTTGGCCTCATGCAACCATTAGGTGCCATTATGCCACTCGCAGAATGCCAAGGCAAATGGATCGCACAGTATTTAACAGGCAATTATGTTCTACCATCTAAGGATGAAATGGAAACCTCCATCCTAAAAGATGAGAAAGCGATGAAAAAACGGTATGTGAGTAGCACAAGGCACACCATCCAAGTGGATTATGATAGCTTTTTGTATGAGATGAAAAAGGAAATGGAACGTGGCAAAAAAAAGGCAATGAAGGAAGGAAACCATTTGCCAATTGAAGCACGCGCGATGTACCATTCAGAGAGCCGTAATGTTTCTCCTTCTCGTAAACAAAAACAATTGGTTTCGAAATAA
- a CDS encoding M23 family metallopeptidase → MFLLLVNKNNWFRNKTIGFLIATICLHLLGTGCVSKGYSYQGNPLFGWMESSGEVRITDPFPILKRYPSFHATDFEFPVGGKYADGYYLAQKFGSENAKFGGRKHLGEDWNALTGGDSDFAAPVYSFGNGVVSEIADYGGGWGKVVRVVHHQNLANGNFYYLETVYAHLHTIDVEPGQLVKKTEWIGTIGDAGGSYPAHLHFELRSKVGAPLGGGYALTTDGFLPPTRWLMTYGPKEKTFSEETFQWIGEKNGTL, encoded by the coding sequence ATGTTTCTCCTTCTCGTAAACAAAAACAATTGGTTTCGAAATAAGACAATTGGATTCTTAATTGCCACAATTTGTCTCCATCTACTCGGAACAGGTTGTGTTTCCAAAGGGTATTCTTACCAAGGGAATCCACTCTTTGGATGGATGGAGTCTTCCGGAGAAGTTCGTATAACAGATCCTTTCCCCATCCTCAAACGTTACCCCTCATTCCATGCGACAGACTTTGAATTTCCTGTTGGCGGGAAATATGCCGATGGATATTACTTAGCCCAAAAATTTGGATCCGAAAATGCAAAGTTTGGTGGTCGAAAACATTTAGGAGAAGACTGGAATGCTCTTACAGGTGGGGACTCAGATTTTGCAGCCCCAGTGTATTCATTTGGGAACGGAGTGGTTTCAGAAATTGCCGATTATGGGGGAGGATGGGGGAAAGTGGTTCGCGTAGTCCACCATCAGAACTTGGCCAATGGGAATTTTTATTATTTAGAAACTGTCTATGCCCACCTCCACACTATCGATGTGGAACCAGGCCAACTGGTCAAAAAAACAGAATGGATTGGAACCATTGGTGATGCGGGAGGAAGTTACCCGGCTCACCTCCACTTTGAACTTAGATCCAAAGTAGGTGCTCCGTTAGGTGGTGGTTATGCACTGACAACAGATGGATTTTTACCTCCAACTCGTTGGCTTATGACATACGGTCCCAAAGAAAAGACCTTTAGTGAAGAAACCTTCCAATGGATTGGCGAAAAAAACGGAACTTTGTAG
- a CDS encoding sodium:solute symporter family protein has translation MTGPSPSISTLQTFFLGFPYKPMFVALSPIDYLIILVFVVFMVVIGVLLKRSMNHSSDFLLVGRKIPSWITGIAFISANISALELLGMSASGAEYGFLTFHFYYLGAIPGMIFLGIFMMPFYYSSKIRSVPEYLRYRFNRQAHLVNSLITLLSLSLGSGIYLYSLSLVFETLFGWNPHLSILFSALIVLIYTYFGGLSSSIYTEVMQFFLTVLGLFPLVIVGLTRLGGWDGLMQKIPESHKHMWVGLPGGQNELGWDVLSVTVGLGFVLSFSYWTCGFAEVQRAMAAKDFRAARRTPLIGAMFKLFLPFLTVIPGLIALAEYSSEMNGEYNKSFLILLKNFYPSGMLGLGTTALLAAFMAGMSSSITAMNTIFTYDIYQTYINHNEDDKTYLKIGKQSTMVAVVFAIFASYIAMQFENIMNYIQLLFSFFNAPLISIFLLGMFWKKASKWSAFYGMLVGTASGLIHYFFYANGYLYYKSDMVSNFYGAIYSGLFCFLVMVVVSLIESEDPNRDLHGLVYEDRDRTNEFWDPRILAWGVILIVLLAGFNIVFA, from the coding sequence GTGACCGGTCCTTCTCCATCGATTTCCACTTTACAAACTTTTTTTCTCGGTTTCCCTTACAAACCTATGTTTGTTGCCTTAAGCCCCATTGATTATCTCATCATCCTTGTTTTCGTCGTTTTTATGGTGGTGATAGGGGTGCTTTTGAAACGATCCATGAACCATTCTTCTGATTTTTTACTGGTAGGGAGGAAAATCCCCAGTTGGATCACAGGGATTGCCTTTATCTCGGCAAATATTTCCGCCTTAGAATTGTTAGGGATGAGTGCCAGTGGGGCTGAATATGGTTTTTTGACCTTTCATTTTTATTATTTGGGTGCCATTCCCGGTATGATCTTTCTTGGGATCTTTATGATGCCGTTTTATTATTCTTCCAAGATACGAAGTGTACCTGAATATTTGCGGTACCGATTCAACAGACAAGCCCATTTAGTCAATTCTCTCATCACCTTGTTGTCACTATCCCTTGGTTCTGGAATTTATTTGTATTCCTTGTCCCTTGTGTTTGAAACTTTATTTGGTTGGAATCCACACTTATCCATTCTATTCAGTGCACTCATTGTTCTGATTTATACTTACTTTGGTGGACTTAGTTCTTCCATATATACGGAAGTGATGCAATTTTTTCTGACAGTGCTAGGTCTTTTTCCATTGGTCATAGTCGGCTTAACTAGGTTAGGTGGATGGGATGGTCTCATGCAAAAAATCCCTGAGTCTCACAAACATATGTGGGTGGGACTTCCAGGTGGACAAAATGAACTTGGTTGGGATGTACTCAGTGTGACTGTTGGGCTTGGTTTTGTTTTGTCGTTTTCGTATTGGACCTGTGGATTTGCGGAAGTGCAAAGAGCAATGGCAGCCAAAGATTTTCGAGCTGCTAGAAGGACTCCACTCATTGGAGCCATGTTCAAATTATTTTTGCCTTTCCTCACTGTCATTCCTGGACTCATTGCACTGGCTGAGTATTCCTCTGAAATGAATGGAGAGTATAACAAAAGCTTTTTGATTTTATTAAAAAACTTTTATCCATCAGGGATGTTAGGTCTTGGCACAACAGCTTTACTTGCAGCTTTTATGGCGGGGATGTCAAGTTCCATCACAGCTATGAATACGATATTTACTTATGATATTTACCAAACCTATATCAATCACAATGAGGATGATAAAACCTATTTAAAGATTGGAAAACAAAGTACGATGGTAGCAGTTGTGTTTGCGATTTTTGCATCCTACATTGCGATGCAATTTGAAAACATTATGAATTACATCCAGTTACTATTTTCCTTTTTTAATGCACCCTTAATCTCAATTTTTTTACTTGGTATGTTTTGGAAAAAAGCATCGAAGTGGAGCGCATTCTACGGGATGTTAGTGGGGACTGCGAGTGGCCTAATCCATTATTTTTTTTATGCGAATGGATATTTGTATTATAAATCGGATATGGTTTCCAATTTTTACGGTGCCATTTACTCTGGTCTGTTTTGTTTTTTGGTGATGGTAGTAGTGAGTTTGATAGAATCAGAAGATCCAAATCGAGACTTACATGGGTTAGTGTATGAAGATAGAGACAGGACCAATGAATTTTGGGATCCAAGGATTCTTGCCTGGGGTGTGATTTTAATTGTCCTACTTGCAGGTTTTAATATCGTTTTTGCGTAA
- a CDS encoding ACP S-malonyltransferase: MTSAKLLSGTLQNSQKFFLQFGGQGSPYLKELVKLYAEPELKEFFETSFKTLGEIAARDGKNPLLSEGIDFKSWIENPDAAPNEDYLARAPISVPGIFMTQMANYVLVSKRGYPTAELIKATGAVSGHSQGVIASALVGLGKEGADFLKAYSDFLKFIFYLGFNGQKVYPNFQVSEDIVKENEANGDKNPAPMVAVIGYSKDELEDRVKKTNDSLGFKGQDTVFISLYNTPDSMILSALPSSLLSFRKQWKAEMDEKKFKFVYLKTTAPFHCPFMETSLDQFIAEDASVVPFPYTGADLKVPVYSIFDGHNLQKDGNLRDILFKMVLIEPLYWDLAIAPIFNDSAITTIIDFGPSVVSQRLTGGHLKAKNIEKQSLCASNAKELKVILEV; encoded by the coding sequence ATGACTTCGGCAAAACTCCTTTCCGGTACCCTCCAAAATTCACAAAAATTTTTCCTTCAATTCGGAGGACAGGGTTCCCCTTACCTCAAAGAACTCGTAAAATTGTATGCAGAACCAGAATTAAAAGAATTTTTCGAAACGAGTTTCAAAACTCTTGGTGAAATCGCGGCTCGTGATGGAAAAAATCCTCTCCTCAGCGAAGGAATCGATTTTAAATCTTGGATTGAAAATCCAGATGCAGCACCAAACGAAGATTATCTAGCCCGTGCACCCATCTCTGTTCCTGGGATTTTTATGACCCAAATGGCAAACTATGTTTTGGTTTCCAAACGTGGTTACCCAACAGCAGAACTCATCAAAGCAACGGGCGCTGTTAGTGGACATAGCCAAGGGGTGATTGCGTCTGCACTTGTCGGTCTTGGAAAAGAAGGCGCAGATTTCTTAAAGGCCTATTCAGACTTTTTAAAATTTATTTTTTATCTTGGGTTTAACGGACAAAAAGTGTACCCGAACTTCCAAGTTTCGGAAGACATCGTCAAAGAAAACGAAGCTAACGGTGACAAAAACCCAGCTCCGATGGTGGCAGTAATCGGTTACTCAAAAGATGAACTCGAAGACCGAGTGAAAAAAACAAACGATTCTCTTGGATTCAAAGGCCAAGACACAGTGTTTATCTCCTTGTACAACACTCCTGATTCGATGATTTTATCTGCTCTTCCTTCTTCCCTATTATCATTCCGTAAACAATGGAAAGCAGAGATGGATGAAAAGAAATTTAAGTTCGTATATTTAAAAACTACAGCTCCTTTCCATTGCCCGTTTATGGAAACTTCTCTTGATCAGTTCATTGCAGAAGATGCTTCAGTGGTTCCATTCCCATATACTGGTGCTGATTTAAAAGTACCTGTATACAGTATCTTTGATGGTCATAACTTACAAAAAGATGGAAACCTTCGTGATATTCTTTTCAAAATGGTCCTCATTGAACCACTTTACTGGGATTTGGCGATTGCTCCTATTTTTAACGACAGTGCCATCACGACAATCATTGACTTTGGACCAAGTGTTGTGAGCCAAAGATTAACCGGTGGCCACCTCAAAGCAAAAAACATCGAAAAACAATCTTTATGCGCATCTAACGCAAAAGAATTAAAGGTGATTCTCGAAGTTTAA
- a CDS encoding helix-turn-helix transcriptional regulator: protein MNPSTARAASKLNLIRLLASHPEGLTLEEIQGVTGHKSISSLKKDLGELYMIEMYPYSPTDAVDLDFDGDKVKIRLPIAVDSALPLSPKEWAALRSLLLTNQNKKEDSIKQSILKKIDSVLPSGDWSPHQKTKEMVQEAIHSKKILTIVYWKRNTKEKETRTLAPWLLLEENESYLLAYDVIKEGFRSFRLDYILEVTITDMDYPKIPETASEFLEGFKQKFEIESNPESKVTLWVTDSASYHLGLKLPLKETGNVKQIQNTTYREFQTPMQDKNWLIQTILGYGTSILVAEPKEIKESIRLHLQSISLSKQNQSLET, encoded by the coding sequence ATGAACCCTTCTACAGCCCGGGCCGCTTCTAAACTCAATTTAATCCGCCTTCTGGCTTCACACCCAGAAGGTTTAACATTAGAAGAAATCCAAGGAGTAACCGGGCACAAATCCATCTCCTCTCTCAAAAAAGACTTGGGAGAGTTGTATATGATTGAGATGTACCCGTATTCTCCGACTGATGCTGTGGATTTAGATTTTGATGGAGATAAGGTAAAAATTAGACTCCCCATTGCAGTTGACTCAGCGTTACCCTTATCTCCCAAAGAATGGGCCGCATTACGTTCGTTATTACTGACAAATCAAAACAAAAAAGAAGATTCTATAAAACAATCCATCTTAAAAAAAATAGATTCTGTTTTGCCTTCAGGGGATTGGTCACCTCACCAAAAAACGAAAGAAATGGTGCAAGAAGCCATTCACTCTAAAAAAATACTAACTATTGTTTATTGGAAACGAAATACAAAGGAAAAAGAAACACGAACTCTTGCCCCTTGGTTATTACTCGAAGAAAATGAATCCTACCTCCTTGCCTATGACGTAATCAAAGAGGGTTTTCGTTCCTTTCGATTGGACTATATCTTAGAGGTCACGATCACTGATATGGATTACCCAAAGATTCCAGAAACAGCTTCTGAGTTTTTGGAAGGGTTCAAACAAAAATTTGAAATCGAATCCAATCCCGAATCCAAAGTAACATTATGGGTAACAGACTCTGCCTCCTACCATTTGGGTTTGAAACTCCCTCTAAAAGAAACTGGAAACGTAAAACAAATCCAAAACACAACTTACCGCGAATTCCAAACTCCCATGCAGGATAAAAATTGGCTCATCCAAACCATACTTGGTTATGGTACTTCCATCCTCGTAGCAGAACCAAAAGAAATCAAAGAATCCATACGACTTCATTTACAATCTATTTCTCTTTCCAAACAAAACCAGTCTTTAGAAACATAA